CTCAGAATCACCAGGGTATGTGACCATGATCCATGACGAGAAGCTAAATTGTCAAGACACTGAATTCTGAAACGTACAGTTCAGAGTTAAAAGTCACGCATGTTCGACACTTTTGAGACTCTTTATAACATTTCGGAGAAAAGAGCCTTCTGTTTTTTTACAacacaaaaaaaagaagaagaaacacATCACCACGGGTACAACATACATCTCCGTTAAAGCATACACAGGACAGAGGAAACATAGTAGCAGAATCTCCGAGCACAAAGCTACACCTAGTTCGTAGAACGGAGAAAAAAAGATGGCTCTGGCAGTAAACACAAGAACGAAACACAATATAGTGGTGCTGAGAAGCTCCAGACTTCAATCACCATGTAAAGCATTTGACGGGGCCTGACTTTATTAGTAGTACCTACGCCAGTATTCGATCACAGGATCGAGAGGGATCATGCATCGGTTGATGCCTGGGTCACCAAAGCGTGTCGATGGCAGGTGTGTTGCTGTCGAGTCCAGCCGCAAAACTGCATTGGGAAGAGCTCACCTGTTACTGACAGTGCGGTGCATCCATGGTGGCAGGTTGCCGCTGTTTGCTTGTACAGGAGCAGGAGACGGTTCAGGCTCAGATTCTCCTGCCCCTCTAGGTTGACATGACCTACAATTGTGACGATGAGTACATTAAGTAATTATGCTGGACCACTATTGTAAAGTGCAGTGCACAATGGAAATACCTTTGACAGATTTAGCTAGCAAGGTGAAACCTTATTCTGTTTTCAGGTATGCTTAGCATTCAGCAAAGCTACTCAGGCATGTGTATTTCTACCTTTAACCAATACCCTTCATAAATTCTTCATTTATTAACAAATCTTGGCATAGTTAATCATCAGTGAAACTACTACTTATTATCAATATTTTTTGCTAGAAATGAAGTGCAACATTTCAGTTTAGTTGTGTGCAGTAATGAATTCAGTGGAAGCATGATACCCAATATTTAGAGTTGGCATGGAATCTGGAACCATTGGTGGTGACAGTgatggggagcttgttgatgctCCATTTTGCTGCTCCCGGAGGTGTGCGTTCATTAAAGCAttgtttttctccttctctgCCTCCATGAGCTGTTTTCAAAAATACAATTACCATCAGGGTCTGACGTCCTAGACCAACATTGTCTTTTTTTTAGAGGACATAAACGAGAAAGGAAACTTTACCTTTTGCAGGACACCATTTTGATCTGTAAGTGCTTTCTCCTGCACACATGAAGACAATTGATTGTAAAGATTCACCACAAATCTTATCAGCAATCAATATTCTGGGATTCTTACAGGTTTGTTGCCAGACCAGCAATAGTTACAACAACTAGTCTGCTCAAGCACTTCGACCTGAGTGCTTTCTTTCTCATTATCCTTTTCACTATTTCATGGTAAAATGCCACTCATAGTAAGCCATTTCCTAAGTTTAGGGCGTTCACCGGAGATCAGTTTCACGTCCAATTCAAACTAACTCATTTCATGCCCCCTCCCCCCTATTCCACCCATGATGCAATGGTTATCAGTTTGTCCTGTCTCCCACTTGAAAACTAACTTGCATTTCCTAAAAAATATCGAAGGGTGACCCACACAGATTCACGTCTTCCACTGATGTGTTCCCTATCTGAGACTTGTACAGATAGAGACAAAACTTGATTCTGGTTTAGAGTATATTTCTGTAACAGTTACGTTCAAAATATATTTCTGTAGCAGTTGCATGATGAATGGTGGCAGCAGATTGCCAATGTTAAACTACATTGAAAATACATTAATCTCAATGAAACATTTGCTCTCATTCCCCAAGCATTCCCCAAATTCTGGAGGTGTGCTCGTAACAATAATTTTCACTAGTGACTCATGTAACACATGCAGAATGCGAGGTACAAGGGAATCTAGAGTGTAACTGACCTTTTTCTGAAGCTTGGAAATTGAATCGAACATGAGCTGATTCTGTACCAAAAAAAACAAAGCTATAATATAATAATTGACTAAGACGTTAGTGAATAACCAAATTAGCTGTGCACCGAACAACAAATTTAACCCCAATTTATTCACCTTTCTTGACCTAATATGCTTCAAAGAACTGTCCAATTGTTGCTCCAGTTGCTGGAGTTCTTTTATGGTCAGTGAATCCAATTGTTCTCCTAACAGATGCCTTCCGTTGGGAATAGACAGATACAATAAGTCAGAGTCAGTAAACATTATCATAACAAGGGTCATCTTGAGCAAGTCTGCTGTACCTTTGACTCTTCTGAAGTGCATCAAGTTTGGATTTTAACCGGACATATTCATCTCCCCAATTTGCCTGGTATAAAATGGACCACACATATCAATGCTCATTTTGCTGTAACAATAGTTCTCTGATAGTTATAGTAGATATTCCCATAACTATACCTGGTCTTCAATACTTGGGTCAAGTACTGCTCTTTCTTCAAATGAGTACCGCTGGTAACGCTCAAGAATGCCTTCCATGCTGCAAAATAAGTATCATATAGCAATGTCATGTTCCAGCAAAAAATATTGTGGTCTCATTTTAGAACATAAAATACTAAGACAAATAGCCAGGTACAATTTTGTTTTTCTTGTACTTTTTATATTACTATATTAAGTATATTAGTCTTGCATACAAGTACAAAACAACAAAATTCACGATGCACGACATTCAATACATCAAGATTTAATTTCTCCCTATTTAAGAAATGCAAGATGCCAAGATGTATACAAGTATATTCTCCCCATTCCAGAACCAGAATTCCAGAAGACATTGGATGAATCACATGCATAACTAGATGCAAAGCATGGTTGTGGAAAAACGTGTGTCATCACATGCACATAAGTGGGTTATTACTTATTACTCAATGAACAAATGGTGCTTCATATATAGTTGCATGAACTCAGAAAGGCTGTTTTAGAACAATGAAACAAGTCAAGACTACATAATGATGTAAAAATAACTCTAAAATGTAGCGAGCTACTCAGTTGCTTGCGCAACCAAAAATTTACATCACTTTGACACTATAATCAGGTGGATCGATCTAATATAATATTTTAGACAGATTTGGTATCTACCTTCTTTGTTGGGACTGAGCAGTAAAGTTTGTAACATCTTCAGTAAATTAGCAAAAGTATAGTGATATATACATTTTTTAGGAATCGGTTGATATTCTCAATTCAGACTCGTAACTGTAATTAGCACAGTTTTCTATAATCCACAACATATAAAAATGGCTCTACCTTAAACCACATCATattattttttctaaaataaaattcatTACCGGCTTAGGTATGACCTGTAGTTTCAGCTAAAGAAAAATGCATCAAGTTTTACCATGACTCAAGCCGCAATCTCTATCAAGTTTGGATCTTATCACCAGCACATATCGCTCGTGTGCAAAAGCTAAAACGTGCTTATTGTTTTGTTAACATACATATTTTCTCTCCAGCATTAGAGAGATAATCCAGAGTAAGTTATCTTTCAGTGAAATTTTCCCTGAATCAATCAGTTATATATGAATATGCTGCAAGGACAGAATATGTACTCATGCCAATTTATTCTCCTAGAATCTAACTTGTAGCAGCATAAGGTCAAATTGTGCTATAATCAAGCATCCATTTTCTATCATAGCCGTGTTGTTTACTTACTAAATAAAGGAACTAAACTTGAAACTGTACTTGAATATGGGCCAAAGAATCAAACTAATGTTTAAATATTACGATCACCTTGCACACCACTTATATAATACTAAAATGTGGAACACGGACAGTCTCTTAATATATGACACACATGCATGTATCACAGACACAGCACGCAAGAGCAGAATTGTTCTTCTGGAATTTCTGAAAATATTTGGATAAGTCATAACAGTTGTCCATAACTCTTCTACAGCATGGCAGCAACAGCTATTTCTATAGAAACTAGAAAAGTCTTggcgcggctttgccgcgccCTTCTTGGACTGCGACAATCTAGCATTTTGGTGTTACCCTGGTATTGTTACTTGATTTAAACATGTATGTTTTATAGCGTGAATTAAcattattaacatttatgtcaAAAGGTCACAGCAGTTTAGTAACAAAGGGCCAGTACTTAGAGCGAAAGGTTGGTCTACGAGATCATACATTAAACCACTACTGGTATACGAGGATTCTGATGTTGAACTAAGTGTCATGGTTAATATTTACAGCAGAATCATAATCAGGAGTTCCAATATTTCCTCAAAATATCATTCCAAGGATGGAGTGATCAATACTTTATACGTATACCATGTAAAGGCAATAATGTGCCTAGCTTACCTTGTCCCATGTATGCAATGATCAATGCTTTATACACCATGTAAAGGCAATGTGCCTAAGCAATTTTGTCGGAGAATAATTTACCATATATTGCTTATAGGATGGAATACAGGAAGAATGAGCTTGCCTTATACTTTATTCACCTATACCAACAACTGTTTAAGAAAGATCATGGTATCATTACTAACCTGAAAAGAGTAGAAGGGTCACCTTATAGTGAAGAGGCACTCCAAAGATGGAGGTATATGAAATCGTGGTATCAAAGTTGGCAAAGGTAGTTCAAGCCAGCGCTCAAGGGTTAATACCATCTATGGCACCACAAACAGTATCAGaataaatatggcaaaagctATTTCGTGACCAGTCGCGCTCCTGCGTGACCGCGCGACGCGTGGCGCGGCCTGGCCTGCTTGCATAAGTACGCGGCCTGGCCTTGCTTGCATGCGTACACGGCCTGGACGCTTGCACGTGCGTCTCGCGTCATGGTCTGCTTGCACGTGCGTCTCGCGTACATACGGCATGGCCTGCTTGCACGTGCGTCTCGCGTACATACGGCATGGCCTGCTTGCATGCGTGACTCGGCTGCTTGCATGCGCTACGGAGCGTACGGCGGCAGTATTGCGACGCCGTTTTTTTTACTTTTTGTTTTCTTtagttttcattttctatttttcaattTGAGTTAAATTTCTTGGCTGTCAACTTcagtttcagtttttttttttcaattgtATTTTTTCAATTTCAGTTTAATTTCTTGGTTGTCAACTTCAGTATTTCACTTATTATTTTGAGTGTGTTGTATTTTCAGTTTCTATATTCTAGTTTTCAGTCTTTTTTTCAGTgtttttttagtttcagttttcagtcaagtttttttttttagttttcagTCTCCATTTTAGGTTCAAATGTTTTCCTAAATACTGCATATTAATTGCCTCACCTACAATGTATAAGTTGTCAGAAAAGAGTAGCCATTACACACATAAGTTGCCACAAAAGAATTTGTCTCTCAGCTTGTGCAACAGCTTCCATGTTTAGGTTCGTTGCAATAATTTGCCCCCAAGTTGTAGAACTATAGTATTACATGGTAGTAACTCCTTTTAATATCCCCCAGCTTGTGCATACTGTGGAATAACATAAGTATATTTTTGAGTTGCAACTTTAATAGTAACTTCTTTTGATTTTTTGCCCCCGAGCTTGTACATACCATGTAAAAACTTTAGTATATTTTTTAGTAGCAAGTTTAATATTACATGATAGCAACTCCTTTCATAAATCTCCTAGCATCTTTTTACAcataaattgctattgaaataaAATTCTTTGAAATATAGGCAAGTGTGGTATATTTTTGTTCGTCTCGTCACGTAGAACACACCGGTGAAGACGGTATTGAAAGCAGATACAACATTAAAAATTATAGCCGTTCAAGGAAAAAACGTTGTGCTTTTTTTTCGTTTCAGCTGACAGCTAGCTGGCTGCAAATGGATACTTTCCTAAAACGGGATTGGTCGGGTCACCGAGGAGAGGAGTGGAGTCACGCGGAGGGTGGtcgcgctctctcctaaaagcgcAACGGTTGCACGTTAACCTGGCCCAATAAATATGGATGAGGTTGAGAAGTGTAGAGTATCCTAAGCAAATCCTGGTGGCAAATAAATCAGATATTCCAAAGATAAGAGCATATTCCTGATAAGGCAATGCAATATGTAAGGGCTTATTTGGTAGAGCTCCGAGTTTAGCTAAAAACAGCTTCAGTTGTGGCTCTATCTGTGGAGCAGATTCACTTGGAGAGCGGAAACCGTTTTTTGGACTGTTTGGCAAAATAGGTTCTCCAAATAGGCGAAAAAGGTAAAATATCCA
Above is a genomic segment from Miscanthus floridulus cultivar M001 chromosome 3, ASM1932011v1, whole genome shotgun sequence containing:
- the LOC136542600 gene encoding MADS-box transcription factor 18-like; protein product: MGRGPVQLRRIENKINRQVTFSKRRNGLLKKAHEISVLCDAEVALIVFSTKGKLYEYSSHSSMEGILERYQRYSFEERAVLDPSIEDQANWGDEYVRLKSKLDALQKSQRHLLGEQLDSLTIKELQQLEQQLDSSLKHIRSRKNQLMFDSISKLQKKEKALTDQNGVLQKLMEAEKEKNNALMNAHLREQQNGASTSSPSLSPPMVPDSMPTLNIGSCQPRGAGESEPEPSPAPVQANSGNLPPWMHRTVSNR